The Vibrio tubiashii ATCC 19109 genome has a segment encoding these proteins:
- a CDS encoding SLBB domain-containing protein yields MKWTNYIALFLLTSLCSFAQANEERVQIGDLIQVNLPGESSLNKGFQVDKRGRITLPEVGALYVAGYSEPQLEQAVKDALEKVYRDLSSASVYIAEQQILISVQGYVNSPGEYTLSKTSDIQMAIHAAGGLRAGAQLNNLFIKRGKDKIKFNYKTFLDTGDETLLPELESLDTIFIPASPLVGNIEQEFDANKLANAGDSADGRTAIKVFGEVNAPGSFSFKANTDLVDVIMRAGGVTRYASVEQIRVISDNTPKLFNLKTYLDSGDVSLLPTLTPGTTIFVPKQEEEIKAGANVVYIMGEVASPGAYEGKKNASFMDILANAGGPTRYAESRQIRVIKADGKVIKFDLTAFTEGLTRKSPPAIGPGDAIFVPEKTDMNEKSWLKIAPSRAVSVIGEVVRPGRVEWSDEMDLMDLLSHVGGPTLRADTSKIEVVTAGNKLHIFNLDEFILNGAPNSELPNISAGAIVRVHDLPQDPSDNKSQWVRQSSDASIYVFGQVNAPGRYRFTKDMHFLDILSAADGPTKDADIHNIRITHRDKTYSKVSKLNLSLYFETGDESLLPNVTMGDTIYIPEKDKIWLDRSKESTVRVLGAVNNPGRYVFDDNMTVLDLLAEAGGPSERAYLEKISIVNMSCCQGQARTFDLIDFSKTANIYKLPVLRAGDTIYVPDRNESFLEKARVGLEDILRLTTTIVLIGAL; encoded by the coding sequence ATGAAATGGACTAACTATATCGCCCTATTCCTACTGACCTCACTTTGCTCTTTTGCCCAAGCAAATGAAGAACGTGTGCAGATTGGCGACCTTATCCAAGTTAACCTTCCTGGGGAGTCATCATTAAACAAAGGCTTCCAAGTTGATAAACGTGGCCGAATTACACTACCTGAAGTTGGCGCTCTGTACGTCGCAGGTTATAGCGAACCTCAGCTAGAGCAAGCGGTAAAGGATGCGCTAGAAAAAGTGTATCGTGATCTCTCCTCTGCTTCTGTTTACATCGCTGAGCAACAAATCCTTATCTCCGTGCAAGGCTATGTCAACTCGCCGGGCGAATACACTTTATCTAAAACCTCTGATATCCAAATGGCGATTCACGCCGCAGGTGGTCTTCGTGCCGGTGCCCAGTTAAACAACCTTTTCATTAAACGCGGCAAAGATAAGATCAAATTTAACTATAAAACCTTTCTAGACACGGGTGATGAGACCCTACTCCCTGAACTTGAGTCACTTGATACCATCTTTATCCCGGCGTCTCCGCTTGTGGGTAATATTGAGCAGGAGTTTGACGCTAACAAACTGGCTAATGCTGGTGACAGCGCTGATGGTCGAACAGCGATTAAAGTGTTTGGTGAGGTTAACGCGCCGGGTTCATTCAGTTTCAAAGCAAACACGGATCTGGTTGATGTCATCATGCGTGCAGGTGGTGTAACTCGCTATGCATCTGTTGAACAAATCCGAGTCATTTCTGATAACACACCTAAGCTATTCAACCTTAAAACCTACCTTGATAGTGGTGATGTATCGCTATTGCCAACCCTCACACCAGGCACAACGATCTTCGTTCCTAAACAAGAAGAAGAGATCAAAGCGGGCGCTAACGTTGTTTACATCATGGGTGAAGTAGCAAGCCCTGGTGCTTATGAAGGCAAAAAGAACGCATCGTTCATGGATATTCTCGCTAATGCAGGTGGCCCTACGCGTTATGCAGAATCTCGCCAAATTCGCGTAATCAAAGCTGACGGGAAAGTGATCAAATTCGACTTAACTGCATTCACCGAAGGTTTAACTCGTAAAAGTCCACCAGCTATAGGCCCTGGTGACGCGATTTTCGTCCCTGAAAAAACCGATATGAATGAGAAATCATGGCTGAAGATTGCACCTAGCCGCGCTGTAAGCGTTATCGGCGAAGTGGTTCGCCCAGGTCGTGTAGAATGGTCAGATGAAATGGATCTAATGGACCTTCTCTCTCATGTGGGTGGCCCTACACTACGCGCTGACACCTCAAAAATCGAGGTCGTAACAGCGGGTAACAAGTTACATATCTTTAATCTGGACGAGTTCATTTTAAACGGTGCACCTAATAGCGAACTGCCAAACATATCTGCCGGTGCTATCGTTCGCGTGCACGATCTTCCACAAGATCCATCGGATAATAAGTCTCAATGGGTACGTCAGAGCTCAGATGCCTCTATCTATGTATTTGGTCAAGTGAATGCACCGGGTCGATACCGCTTTACCAAAGATATGCACTTCCTCGATATTTTGTCAGCCGCGGATGGCCCAACCAAAGACGCTGATATTCATAACATCCGTATTACCCATCGCGATAAAACCTATTCAAAAGTGAGCAAACTTAACCTGTCACTTTACTTTGAAACAGGAGATGAAAGCCTGCTGCCAAATGTGACTATGGGTGACACTATTTACATCCCTGAAAAAGACAAAATCTGGCTAGACCGCTCGAAGGAATCAACGGTGCGTGTACTAGGTGCAGTCAATAACCCAGGCCGATATGTCTTTGACGATAACATGACAGTGCTGGATCTACTCGCGGAAGCTGGCGGTCCGTCAGAGCGTGCCTATCTAGAGAAGATCTCGATTGTGAACATGTCTTGTTGTCAGGGACAAGCGAGAACATTTGACCTGATTGATTTCAGTAAAACGGCAAACATTTACAAGCTTCCCGTGTTGCGTGCTGGCGATACCATCTACGTGCCAGATCGCAACGAAAGCTTCCTTGAAAAAGCGCGTGTTGGTTTAGAAGACATTTTGCGCCTAACGACAACCATCGTTCTAATAGGAGCACTGTAA
- a CDS encoding P-loop NTPase family protein — protein MIIPATHTEIEQIYLTAEMSECRSLCITACQSGDGVTSVVAALAERYLLAGHRTLVVDLNTFHPAFECIDIAPSDDDNVGLLVEHASTHQMFTGLTVPNNQSALLAYKDPAQLQNAVTQWLTQYDRVICDTSPLLHINRGNIPAQVVASACDQTALVIMGGKTSSGQLEKALQLINNPSISLLGSVLNLKQQATLAQEMVRELNRLKFIPKSWRDKWASKILTNEFLAQSA, from the coding sequence ATGATTATTCCAGCGACACATACAGAAATTGAGCAGATATACCTAACAGCAGAGATGAGCGAATGCCGTTCCCTTTGCATCACGGCATGCCAATCAGGTGACGGCGTCACATCCGTAGTTGCAGCGCTTGCAGAAAGATACTTGCTTGCCGGTCACAGAACCTTAGTTGTCGATCTTAATACCTTTCATCCCGCTTTCGAGTGTATAGACATTGCACCTAGCGATGATGACAACGTAGGCCTGCTAGTTGAACATGCCTCAACACATCAAATGTTTACCGGGTTAACGGTACCTAACAACCAATCTGCCCTTCTGGCTTACAAAGACCCTGCGCAGTTGCAAAATGCCGTCACTCAATGGCTAACGCAATATGACCGCGTGATTTGCGATACCTCTCCATTGCTGCATATCAACAGAGGTAATATTCCTGCACAAGTTGTCGCGAGTGCCTGTGACCAGACAGCTCTCGTAATCATGGGTGGGAAGACTTCTTCAGGCCAGCTAGAAAAAGCATTGCAACTTATAAATAACCCATCGATATCACTACTTGGCTCAGTGCTAAACCTAAAACAGCAAGCAACACTCGCACAAGAAATGGTTCGCGAATTGAATCGACTTAAATTTATACCTAAGTCTTGGCGCGACAAGTGGGCAAGTAAAATCTTAACTAACGAGTTTCTGGCCCAGTCAGCATAG
- a CDS encoding phosphate/phosphite/phosphonate ABC transporter substrate-binding protein has product MRTTTLSLSTLLLSTATLADTLTFGVVPQQSASRLAKQWGPLVDTLKEQTGYEITFSTAPNIPEFEKRLSEGEYDLAYMNPYHYTVFSQVSGYRAIAKAKDKRIKGIIVARKSNDYQSLEDLQGQTLAFPSPAAFAATVLTQSDLKNADVEFESDYVSSHDSVYLSVAKGFYPAGGGVMRTFNTLPDVVKSQLEPIWITKPYTPHAIAYHPRLRNDQANAIQAALVSLQNTSQGGQQLKSLNIKGFEPASDSDWDDVRALNIKILE; this is encoded by the coding sequence ATGAGAACAACGACACTTTCTCTATCTACCCTCTTGCTATCAACGGCTACCTTAGCTGATACACTCACATTTGGTGTTGTCCCTCAGCAATCAGCAAGTAGGCTTGCCAAGCAATGGGGACCATTAGTAGACACTCTCAAAGAGCAAACAGGTTACGAAATTACTTTCAGTACAGCGCCAAATATTCCAGAGTTTGAGAAGCGTTTGTCTGAAGGTGAATATGATTTGGCTTACATGAATCCTTATCACTACACCGTTTTTAGCCAAGTCAGTGGGTATAGAGCGATAGCAAAAGCCAAAGACAAGCGGATAAAAGGAATCATTGTCGCGAGAAAGTCGAATGACTATCAATCGCTTGAAGATTTACAAGGTCAAACTCTTGCTTTTCCCTCCCCAGCAGCTTTTGCGGCTACTGTCCTAACTCAAAGTGACTTAAAAAATGCCGATGTTGAATTCGAATCGGACTATGTCTCTTCACACGACTCAGTCTACCTCTCGGTTGCGAAAGGTTTCTATCCTGCAGGTGGCGGCGTGATGCGGACATTCAACACATTGCCAGACGTCGTTAAGTCGCAGTTGGAACCAATCTGGATCACTAAGCCTTATACCCCACATGCTATCGCTTACCATCCCAGGCTAAGAAATGACCAAGCCAATGCCATTCAGGCTGCGTTAGTTTCACTGCAAAATACGTCCCAAGGTGGACAGCAGCTCAAATCTTTAAACATAAAAGGATTTGAGCCAGCTAGCGATTCAGATTGGGATGACGTAAGAGCACTAAATATTAAGATACTTGAGTAA
- a CDS encoding ATP-binding protein gives MTLRSKTILGIAVIEITVLVILVLSAMSFLSDSNEKQLLQRANSSAVMFTHAAKDAVLSTDIATLEDLVQEFMTLEDVAYVRVLRNGQEMACAGDKQLLQRSMLSDSSLNDVDDGIFDLRTPIESNGTVFGYVDIGFETNAIKTMLDEAQKAIISIATIEVVLVAIFSFILGTYLTRNLSRLTAAANTVGQHGPGFQLNEHSKDELGEVTKAFDEMSAKLERDYQVLTEAREGAEQANDSKSRFLASMSHEIRTPMNGVLGILNILEETKLTDEQKKLVNTATESGHFLLSVINDILDFTRMESNTLILEDKPFDFRHCVESVVDSFSPTASNQNLILHCYIEGTVPSKVSGDKNRVKQILLNLIGNAIKFTHEGSVTIKVRSEAVTQNKAKIVCQIQDTGIGISKSAIEYLFDEFTMVDQTYSRSKEGSGLGLAICRRLCNLMDGEVSVESEPGIGSTFTFDITLAIADDLITSPTTTPKRQELLRPDARILVAEDNKANQLVIREMFKRVGLSIDIAENGKHAVSMVQEYQYDLIFMDISMPEMDGMEACQAIRHLEDDHTANLPIIALTAHSLAGDKEKFLASGMDDYLSKPLRLSQLIEKINLFLNNDSVEDEAQRIEPSRLNEQHNTYKKTQQNLSNQRKETAGLELVDEQILQQMIEDTSAEVIPLLIDHYVEESEQRLAKIYKAMDDKDKETLEFEAHTLGSSSLALGNRTLSNLARKIEHMCLDGQKEQAFSFKQELEHLAQQSLQALEERKQQGFSEPTQL, from the coding sequence ATGACATTGCGTTCGAAGACGATATTGGGTATTGCCGTTATTGAGATCACTGTGCTCGTTATTCTGGTGTTGAGTGCGATGAGCTTTCTCTCTGATTCAAATGAGAAACAGCTCCTACAACGTGCCAACTCAAGCGCTGTTATGTTTACCCATGCGGCTAAAGATGCCGTGTTATCAACGGATATCGCTACACTCGAAGATCTTGTTCAAGAGTTTATGACTTTAGAAGATGTGGCTTATGTTCGGGTACTACGTAATGGTCAAGAGATGGCGTGCGCCGGTGATAAGCAACTTCTTCAGCGCTCAATGCTTAGCGACAGCTCTTTGAACGATGTCGACGACGGGATTTTCGATCTGCGTACTCCTATTGAAAGCAATGGCACAGTTTTCGGCTACGTAGATATTGGTTTTGAAACGAATGCGATTAAAACCATGCTCGATGAGGCGCAAAAAGCCATCATTAGTATTGCAACCATTGAAGTGGTCTTGGTCGCTATCTTTTCATTTATTCTTGGTACCTATCTTACGCGCAACCTTTCTCGTTTAACCGCAGCCGCAAACACAGTCGGTCAGCATGGCCCCGGATTCCAACTTAACGAGCATTCAAAAGATGAACTTGGTGAAGTAACCAAAGCTTTCGATGAAATGTCAGCCAAACTGGAAAGAGACTATCAAGTCCTTACCGAAGCAAGAGAAGGTGCAGAACAAGCCAATGATTCTAAAAGTCGCTTCTTAGCCTCAATGTCCCACGAGATACGTACACCGATGAATGGTGTGCTTGGGATTTTAAATATACTGGAAGAAACAAAACTCACCGATGAGCAGAAAAAACTAGTCAACACCGCAACCGAATCAGGTCATTTCTTGTTATCCGTCATCAATGACATTCTTGATTTTACACGGATGGAGTCCAATACACTGATTTTGGAAGACAAACCATTCGATTTCCGCCACTGTGTTGAAAGTGTCGTCGATTCTTTCTCTCCCACCGCATCAAACCAAAACTTAATACTCCATTGTTATATTGAGGGGACGGTTCCGAGTAAGGTTAGTGGTGACAAAAATCGAGTGAAGCAAATCCTGCTTAATTTAATTGGCAACGCAATCAAGTTTACCCATGAAGGCAGCGTCACAATTAAAGTCCGCTCTGAGGCTGTTACACAAAACAAAGCGAAAATCGTCTGTCAGATTCAGGACACTGGCATAGGGATCAGCAAAAGTGCTATCGAGTATCTGTTCGATGAATTTACTATGGTTGATCAAACATACTCTCGCAGTAAAGAAGGCTCTGGTCTTGGCCTAGCGATTTGCCGACGTTTGTGTAACCTGATGGATGGCGAAGTCAGCGTAGAAAGTGAGCCGGGTATAGGAAGCACGTTTACTTTTGATATTACGCTAGCGATCGCCGATGACTTAATTACTTCGCCGACTACAACGCCAAAACGTCAAGAGTTACTCCGCCCAGATGCCCGTATTCTTGTCGCTGAAGACAACAAAGCAAACCAACTCGTCATCCGCGAAATGTTTAAACGCGTTGGTCTCTCAATCGATATTGCTGAAAATGGTAAACACGCCGTATCCATGGTGCAAGAGTATCAATATGACCTGATATTTATGGACATTTCCATGCCAGAAATGGACGGTATGGAAGCTTGCCAAGCCATTCGACATCTTGAAGACGATCATACCGCTAACTTACCTATTATTGCACTGACGGCTCACTCCCTCGCCGGTGATAAAGAGAAGTTTCTTGCATCAGGTATGGACGATTACTTGTCAAAACCTCTTAGGTTGTCACAACTAATTGAAAAAATTAATCTATTCTTAAATAACGATAGTGTTGAAGATGAAGCTCAAAGAATAGAACCATCACGATTGAATGAGCAACATAATACATATAAAAAGACACAACAGAACTTAAGCAATCAACGTAAGGAAACGGCGGGTTTGGAACTGGTAGACGAACAAATTTTACAGCAAATGATCGAAGATACGAGCGCGGAAGTTATCCCTTTGCTAATCGACCACTACGTTGAAGAATCTGAGCAGCGCCTGGCGAAGATTTATAAGGCCATGGATGACAAAGACAAAGAGACGTTAGAGTTTGAAGCCCACACATTGGGCAGTTCTTCACTCGCTCTGGGTAATCGCACATTGTCTAATCTCGCGAGAAAAATCGAACACATGTGTTTGGATGGTCAGAAGGAACAAGCATTCTCCTTTAAGCAAGAGCTGGAACATCTCGCCCAACAATCATTGCAAGCACTCGAAGAGCGCAAACAACAAGGGTTCAGCGAACCGACACAACTATAA
- a CDS encoding sigma-54-dependent transcriptional regulator, with translation MKPKVLLIEDSTSLAILYKQYVKDEPYDLFHVETGREAIAFIERNVPQLVILDLKLPDMDGEQILDWINDNQVPTSVVIATAHGSVDLAVNLVQKGAKDFLEKPINADRLKTSIALHLQQVKLEHLVEDIESKFDRNRFHGFIGSSLPMQGVYKIIDSVAPTTASVFIVGESGTGKEVCAEAIHKESKRKDKPFVAINCGAIPKDLMESEIFGHVKGAFTGATADRKGAASMANGGTLFLDELCEMELEMQKKLLRFLQTGTFTPLGANKEMKVDVRIICATNRDPLVEVEEGRFREDLYYRVHVVPLDMPPLRERGTDILTLATHFLKLYAKEDGKKFNAIHRDAESTLKRYTWPGNVRQLQNIVRNIVVLNDDSHLRLEHLPDQVTTSRKLKSSISPKPAPAVTPPPPPASEEALEGNTIQPISANSQADKPVTIRPMWQIEREAIQQAIDYCDGNVLNAAVLLELSPSTVYRKKQAWEAEDEQQLV, from the coding sequence ATGAAACCAAAAGTATTACTTATTGAAGACTCGACTTCGCTTGCGATTTTGTACAAGCAGTATGTAAAAGATGAGCCTTATGACTTGTTTCATGTCGAGACAGGTCGAGAAGCTATCGCCTTTATAGAAAGAAACGTTCCGCAACTGGTGATTCTAGATCTCAAATTACCCGATATGGACGGCGAACAGATTCTCGATTGGATAAATGATAACCAGGTGCCGACATCAGTTGTTATCGCAACCGCACATGGCTCTGTCGACCTCGCGGTTAACCTGGTTCAAAAAGGTGCGAAAGACTTTCTTGAAAAGCCGATCAATGCCGACCGTTTAAAAACCTCCATCGCGCTGCACCTGCAGCAAGTCAAACTCGAACACCTTGTGGAAGATATTGAAAGCAAGTTCGACAGAAACCGCTTTCATGGTTTTATTGGTTCAAGCTTACCAATGCAAGGTGTCTATAAGATCATTGACTCGGTCGCGCCAACGACAGCTAGCGTGTTCATTGTCGGCGAAAGCGGTACCGGTAAAGAAGTTTGCGCCGAAGCGATTCACAAAGAAAGTAAACGCAAAGACAAGCCGTTTGTCGCTATCAACTGTGGCGCTATTCCAAAAGACCTGATGGAAAGTGAAATATTTGGTCATGTCAAAGGCGCGTTTACTGGCGCGACAGCTGACAGAAAAGGCGCTGCATCGATGGCAAATGGCGGTACGCTGTTTTTAGATGAGCTTTGTGAGATGGAATTAGAAATGCAGAAGAAACTGTTAAGATTCCTCCAAACTGGCACCTTCACTCCACTCGGCGCAAACAAAGAAATGAAGGTTGACGTCCGCATTATCTGTGCGACTAACCGAGATCCTTTAGTTGAAGTTGAAGAAGGACGATTTAGGGAAGATCTCTATTATCGTGTCCACGTCGTTCCACTTGATATGCCGCCTCTAAGGGAGCGCGGCACTGACATCCTTACTTTAGCAACGCACTTCCTTAAACTTTATGCCAAAGAAGATGGGAAAAAGTTCAACGCGATTCATCGCGATGCGGAATCAACATTGAAGCGTTACACTTGGCCCGGTAACGTACGCCAATTGCAAAACATTGTACGCAACATTGTGGTACTTAATGACGACAGCCATCTACGTCTAGAACATTTACCGGATCAGGTCACAACGAGTCGCAAATTGAAATCTAGCATTTCACCTAAACCCGCGCCCGCTGTAACGCCGCCTCCCCCTCCAGCCAGTGAGGAAGCGTTGGAAGGCAATACTATTCAACCAATCTCTGCCAATTCGCAAGCAGATAAACCTGTCACTATCCGACCAATGTGGCAAATCGAACGAGAAGCCATTCAGCAAGCCATTGACTATTGTGATGGTAACGTTCTCAACGCCGCAGTGTTATTGGAGTTAAGCCCTTCAACAGTTTATCGCAAGAAACAAGCTTGGGAAGCAGAAGATGAGCAACAACTCGTCTGA
- a CDS encoding glycosyltransferase family 4 protein — protein MSNNSSDEVWLVIDSLTFGGIETHVLELAKGLKQFQVPVTVLFLCTYPQRQLLEEKLETNQIPTKHLDGDGHSYFITLLHLVRMHRPALLHAHGYKASITTKLIRLLTGVRQISTYHAGETPSGKVWLYDFIDRFTSFVSNHSIAVSDKIAEKLVSRTICFNNFIDTRETQHSKGQQIAFVGRLCHEKGPDRFIELANANYQLKFDIYGSGVLEDELKQLATDNVRFHGHQNNMNAIWPNVGVLIICSRYEGLPMTALEAMARGIPVFSLKVGNMPSLIAHQTNGYLVNNMDELGLALTTFLTQNEKQTAQLKQQAVETIEQSYSQSAVIPQILELYFPRAC, from the coding sequence ATGAGCAACAACTCGTCTGATGAAGTTTGGCTGGTTATTGATAGCTTAACTTTTGGTGGTATTGAAACTCATGTGCTTGAGCTTGCTAAAGGGCTCAAGCAGTTTCAAGTTCCAGTGACGGTACTATTTCTTTGCACATACCCTCAAAGACAACTACTTGAAGAAAAGCTTGAAACCAACCAAATTCCTACTAAGCATCTAGACGGTGATGGCCATAGCTATTTCATAACACTGCTTCATCTCGTTCGGATGCATAGACCTGCCCTTTTACACGCTCATGGATACAAGGCGAGTATTACAACTAAGCTGATTCGTTTGTTAACGGGTGTAAGACAGATTTCAACCTACCATGCGGGCGAGACTCCTTCGGGCAAGGTATGGTTGTATGACTTTATTGACCGCTTCACTTCGTTTGTTTCAAATCACTCGATTGCTGTTAGTGACAAAATTGCTGAAAAACTTGTTTCTAGAACGATTTGTTTTAATAACTTCATTGATACAAGAGAAACTCAGCATTCTAAGGGACAGCAGATCGCTTTTGTCGGTCGACTCTGCCACGAAAAAGGACCAGACAGATTTATCGAGCTAGCTAACGCGAATTACCAACTCAAGTTCGATATCTATGGTTCAGGCGTTCTCGAAGATGAACTCAAACAACTTGCGACTGATAATGTTCGTTTTCACGGTCACCAGAACAACATGAATGCCATTTGGCCCAATGTTGGTGTTTTGATCATTTGCTCTCGATATGAAGGCTTGCCAATGACGGCTTTGGAGGCCATGGCACGCGGCATACCCGTCTTCTCTCTCAAAGTCGGGAACATGCCCAGCTTAATTGCTCATCAAACAAACGGTTATTTGGTCAATAACATGGATGAGTTAGGCTTGGCTTTAACCACTTTCCTTACCCAGAATGAAAAACAAACAGCCCAATTAAAACAACAGGCAGTCGAAACCATAGAGCAGAGTTATTCTCAATCAGCGGTCATTCCCCAGATACTCGAGCTGTACTTTCCTAGGGCGTGTTGA